In Mercurialis annua linkage group LG6, ddMerAnnu1.2, whole genome shotgun sequence, the following are encoded in one genomic region:
- the LOC126685764 gene encoding uncharacterized protein LOC126685764, translating to MASKAVKTVAKAVSEYQYPWREKLAKHKDELAKGVWGYWNLGAWTPLHISARKRARLRNEVLLAGQDWNYDPERKEMKVKMKGHKCDRISAEKREKTVKLMEKMPQTLLAYKKRRWEKKMKEEEKKLKE from the coding sequence ATGGCAAGCAAAGCTGTGAAAACTGTGGCTAAGGCAGTTTCTGAGTATCAATACCCATGGAGAGAAAAGTTGGCGAAACATAAAGACGAGCTGGCCAAGGGTGTATGGGGTTACTGGAATCTAGGGGCTTGGACACCACTCCACATTAGTGCGCGCAAACGAGCTAGACTTCGCAATGAAGTCCTCCTTGCTGGGCAAGATTGGAATTACGATCCTGAAAGGAAAGAAATGAAGGTCAAGATGAAAGGGCACAAGTGTGATAGGATATCTGCAGAGAAACGCGAAAAAACTGTCAAATTAATGGAGAAAATGCCACAGACGTTGCTCGCCTACAAGAAGAGAAGGTGGGAGAAGAAAATGAAGGAAGAGGAAAAGAAACTGAAGGAATAG
- the LOC126687127 gene encoding protein DEFECTIVE IN MERISTEM SILENCING 3-like isoform X2, whose amino-acid sequence MIQVNEKETSIVPRDEMQNGGFIQAQSIIFSSKKLQDDLHAIGLKIKQHEDNVKLLKSQRNKLEDSILDMQVILGKYHASTPPDTENTHNSNQSEEEIIEQILRHEMSAAALFYQLRVRHGSDASDASCTNDVLGVVATLGRVDDDNLSRLLAEYIGVESMLAIVCKTYEGLRALETYDKEGHIDSGGLHGLGSTIGRALDGRFLAICLDNIRPYCGEFLADDPQRRLDLLKPKLPDGECPPGFIGFAVNMISVDVTNLFYVTSSGYGLRETLFYNLFSRLQVYKSREEMFRALPCISNGAISLDGGIIRTTGHFSLGKQNNVDVRFPKPSSNPPDIYLETEKQLKEVTWKKEKMTQDIKREQSLWNAAKYNFERKKEEFVKFLAETSAYATQVAEKLQRAFFRLSQALADRDCPFRTCFVVGKQSVASVNLVHFLFPLFQPNSSVHVFRFFCLSEAVKFVTFLL is encoded by the exons ATGATACAAGTGAATGAGAAAGAAACTAGTATTGTTCCAAGGGATGAGATGCAAAACGGTGGATTCATACAAGCACAATCAATAATCTTCAGCTCTAAG AAACTTCAAGATGATCTGCACGCGATTGGACTTAAAATTAAGCAGCACGAGGATAATGTGAAATTATTGAAAAGCCAGAGAAACAAATTAGAGGATTCCATTCTAGATATGCAAG TTATACTTGGCAAGTACCATGCCTCAACCCCACCTGATACTGAAAATACTCACAACTCCAACCAGAGCGAGGAGGAAATCATAGAACAGATTCTACGGCATGAAATGTCTGCTGCGGCCCTTTTTTACCAGCTGAGGGTTCGCCATGGCAGTGATGCTTCTGATGCATCATGCACCAATGATGTGCTTGGTGTCGTTGCTACTCTAGGCAGAGTAGATGATGATAATCTTAGCAG GCTTCTTGCTGAATATATAGGAGTAGAGAGCATGTTGGCTATTGTCTGTAAGACTTATGAAGGATTGAGAGCTCTTGAGACCTATGACAAAGAAGGCCATATAGACTCTGGTGGCCTTCATGGCCTTGGTTCTACTATTGGGAGGGCGCTAGATGGTCGATTTCTTGCAATCTGTCTTGACAATATAAGGC CATACTGTGGTGAATTTCTGGCTGATGACCCGCAAAGGAGGCTTGATCTTCTAAAGCCAAAATTACCCGATGGAGAGTGCCCACCTGGATTTATTGGCTTTGCTGTAAATATGATCAGTGTGGATGTTACAAACTTGTTTTATGTCACATCTAGCGGATATGGTCTTAGAGAGACTCTGTTTTATAACCTATTCTCTCGACTGCAAGTTTACAAAAGTAGGGAGGAAATGTTTCGAGCTCTTCCTTGCATAAGTAATGGTGCCATTTCACTAGATGGAGGAATAATTAGGACTACTGGCCATTTTTCTCTTGGAAAACA GAATAATGTAGATGTACGATTCCCTAAACCTTCGTCTAATCCACCTGACATCTACCTCGAGACTGAGAAGCAGCTCAAGGAAGTGACatggaaaaaagaaaaaatgacaCAGGATATCAAGCGAGAACAATCACTGTGGAACGCCGCAAAGTACAATTTTGAGAGAAAGAAGGAAGAGTTTGTCAAGTTCTTGGCTGAAACCTCAGCTTATGCAACTCAG GTGGCAGAAAAGCTGCAGCGTGCATTTTTCCGGTTATCACAAGCACTTGCCGACCGTGATTGTCCATTTAGGACATGTTTTGTAGTTGGAAAACAAAGTGTAGCCAGCGTCAATTTAGTTCATTTTCTGTTTCCTTTATTTCAACCAAATTCTAGTGTACATGTCTTTAGGTTTTTTTGCCTATCAGAGGCTGTTAAGTTTGTGACATTCTTGCTGTAA
- the LOC126654071 gene encoding succinate dehydrogenase subunit 6, mitochondrial has protein sequence MGEEASSSSFFKKHWEGYKEFWCERFSFLENYSRFIKRDQPLPSWSSSDVEEFIASDPVHGPTLKTAREAVNFGLAGSLIGAVSSAGVAWKYSRSLQGAGLSFFAGGVFGWTFGHEIANHSMQLYRLDTMAAQVKFLEWWEKKAEGQS, from the exons aTGGGTGAAGAAGCATCTTCGTCATCGTTCTTCAAGAAACACTGGGAAGGTTACAAGGAGTTCTGGTGCGAAAGATTTTCGTTTCTTGAAAATTATTCAAGATTTATCAAGCGCGATCAGCCTCTTCCTTCTTGGTCTTCTTCCGATGTCGAGGAATTTATCGCCTCAGATCCAGTTCATGGCCCCACT TTGAAGACGGCAAGGGAGGCAGTAAACTTTGGTCTTGCAGGAAGTCTCATCGGTGCAGTATCTTCTGCTGGTGTTGCCTGGAAATATTCAAGAAGTTTACAGG GTGCTGGGCTGTCGTTTTTTGCTGGAGGCGTGTTTGGCTGGACCTTTGGACATGAAATTGCAAATCACTCGATGCAACTCTACAGGTTGGACACCATGGCTGCACAAGTTAAGTTCTTGGAGTGGTGGGAGAAGAAAGCCGAAGGGCAGTCCTAA
- the LOC126687127 gene encoding protein DEFECTIVE IN MERISTEM SILENCING 3-like isoform X3, with protein sequence MFQPNNNYQDSSAMIQVNEKETSIVPRDEMQNGGFIQAQSIIFSSKKLQDDLHAIGLKIKQHEDNVKLLKSQRNKLEDSILDMQVILGKYHASTPPDTENTHNSNQSEEEIIEQILRHEMSAAALFYQLRVRHGSDASDASCTNDVLGVVATLGRVDDDNLSRLLAEYIGVESMLAIVCKTYEGLRALETYDKEGHIDSGGLHGLGSTIGRALDGRFLAICLDNIRPYCGEFLADDPQRRLDLLKPKLPDGECPPGFIGFAVNMISVDVTNLFYVTSSGYGLRETLFYNLFSRLQVYKSREEMFRALPCISNGAISLDGGIIRTTGHFSLGKQNNVDVRFPKPSSNPPDIYLETEKQLKEVTWKKEKMTQDIKREQSLWNAAKYNFERKKEEFVKFLAETSAYATQLQMHAGAR encoded by the exons GATTCCTCTGCAATGATACAAGTGAATGAGAAAGAAACTAGTATTGTTCCAAGGGATGAGATGCAAAACGGTGGATTCATACAAGCACAATCAATAATCTTCAGCTCTAAG AAACTTCAAGATGATCTGCACGCGATTGGACTTAAAATTAAGCAGCACGAGGATAATGTGAAATTATTGAAAAGCCAGAGAAACAAATTAGAGGATTCCATTCTAGATATGCAAG TTATACTTGGCAAGTACCATGCCTCAACCCCACCTGATACTGAAAATACTCACAACTCCAACCAGAGCGAGGAGGAAATCATAGAACAGATTCTACGGCATGAAATGTCTGCTGCGGCCCTTTTTTACCAGCTGAGGGTTCGCCATGGCAGTGATGCTTCTGATGCATCATGCACCAATGATGTGCTTGGTGTCGTTGCTACTCTAGGCAGAGTAGATGATGATAATCTTAGCAG GCTTCTTGCTGAATATATAGGAGTAGAGAGCATGTTGGCTATTGTCTGTAAGACTTATGAAGGATTGAGAGCTCTTGAGACCTATGACAAAGAAGGCCATATAGACTCTGGTGGCCTTCATGGCCTTGGTTCTACTATTGGGAGGGCGCTAGATGGTCGATTTCTTGCAATCTGTCTTGACAATATAAGGC CATACTGTGGTGAATTTCTGGCTGATGACCCGCAAAGGAGGCTTGATCTTCTAAAGCCAAAATTACCCGATGGAGAGTGCCCACCTGGATTTATTGGCTTTGCTGTAAATATGATCAGTGTGGATGTTACAAACTTGTTTTATGTCACATCTAGCGGATATGGTCTTAGAGAGACTCTGTTTTATAACCTATTCTCTCGACTGCAAGTTTACAAAAGTAGGGAGGAAATGTTTCGAGCTCTTCCTTGCATAAGTAATGGTGCCATTTCACTAGATGGAGGAATAATTAGGACTACTGGCCATTTTTCTCTTGGAAAACA GAATAATGTAGATGTACGATTCCCTAAACCTTCGTCTAATCCACCTGACATCTACCTCGAGACTGAGAAGCAGCTCAAGGAAGTGACatggaaaaaagaaaaaatgacaCAGGATATCAAGCGAGAACAATCACTGTGGAACGCCGCAAAGTACAATTTTGAGAGAAAGAAGGAAGAGTTTGTCAAGTTCTTGGCTGAAACCTCAGCTTATGCAACTCAG CTCCAGATGCATGCAGGAGCAAGATGA
- the LOC126687127 gene encoding protein DEFECTIVE IN MERISTEM SILENCING 3-like isoform X1 produces MFQPNNNYQDSSAMIQVNEKETSIVPRDEMQNGGFIQAQSIIFSSKKLQDDLHAIGLKIKQHEDNVKLLKSQRNKLEDSILDMQVILGKYHASTPPDTENTHNSNQSEEEIIEQILRHEMSAAALFYQLRVRHGSDASDASCTNDVLGVVATLGRVDDDNLSRLLAEYIGVESMLAIVCKTYEGLRALETYDKEGHIDSGGLHGLGSTIGRALDGRFLAICLDNIRPYCGEFLADDPQRRLDLLKPKLPDGECPPGFIGFAVNMISVDVTNLFYVTSSGYGLRETLFYNLFSRLQVYKSREEMFRALPCISNGAISLDGGIIRTTGHFSLGKQNNVDVRFPKPSSNPPDIYLETEKQLKEVTWKKEKMTQDIKREQSLWNAAKYNFERKKEEFVKFLAETSAYATQVAEKLQRAFFRLSQALADRDCPFRTCFVVGKQSVASVNLVHFLFPLFQPNSSVHVFRFFCLSEAVKFVTFLL; encoded by the exons GATTCCTCTGCAATGATACAAGTGAATGAGAAAGAAACTAGTATTGTTCCAAGGGATGAGATGCAAAACGGTGGATTCATACAAGCACAATCAATAATCTTCAGCTCTAAG AAACTTCAAGATGATCTGCACGCGATTGGACTTAAAATTAAGCAGCACGAGGATAATGTGAAATTATTGAAAAGCCAGAGAAACAAATTAGAGGATTCCATTCTAGATATGCAAG TTATACTTGGCAAGTACCATGCCTCAACCCCACCTGATACTGAAAATACTCACAACTCCAACCAGAGCGAGGAGGAAATCATAGAACAGATTCTACGGCATGAAATGTCTGCTGCGGCCCTTTTTTACCAGCTGAGGGTTCGCCATGGCAGTGATGCTTCTGATGCATCATGCACCAATGATGTGCTTGGTGTCGTTGCTACTCTAGGCAGAGTAGATGATGATAATCTTAGCAG GCTTCTTGCTGAATATATAGGAGTAGAGAGCATGTTGGCTATTGTCTGTAAGACTTATGAAGGATTGAGAGCTCTTGAGACCTATGACAAAGAAGGCCATATAGACTCTGGTGGCCTTCATGGCCTTGGTTCTACTATTGGGAGGGCGCTAGATGGTCGATTTCTTGCAATCTGTCTTGACAATATAAGGC CATACTGTGGTGAATTTCTGGCTGATGACCCGCAAAGGAGGCTTGATCTTCTAAAGCCAAAATTACCCGATGGAGAGTGCCCACCTGGATTTATTGGCTTTGCTGTAAATATGATCAGTGTGGATGTTACAAACTTGTTTTATGTCACATCTAGCGGATATGGTCTTAGAGAGACTCTGTTTTATAACCTATTCTCTCGACTGCAAGTTTACAAAAGTAGGGAGGAAATGTTTCGAGCTCTTCCTTGCATAAGTAATGGTGCCATTTCACTAGATGGAGGAATAATTAGGACTACTGGCCATTTTTCTCTTGGAAAACA GAATAATGTAGATGTACGATTCCCTAAACCTTCGTCTAATCCACCTGACATCTACCTCGAGACTGAGAAGCAGCTCAAGGAAGTGACatggaaaaaagaaaaaatgacaCAGGATATCAAGCGAGAACAATCACTGTGGAACGCCGCAAAGTACAATTTTGAGAGAAAGAAGGAAGAGTTTGTCAAGTTCTTGGCTGAAACCTCAGCTTATGCAACTCAG GTGGCAGAAAAGCTGCAGCGTGCATTTTTCCGGTTATCACAAGCACTTGCCGACCGTGATTGTCCATTTAGGACATGTTTTGTAGTTGGAAAACAAAGTGTAGCCAGCGTCAATTTAGTTCATTTTCTGTTTCCTTTATTTCAACCAAATTCTAGTGTACATGTCTTTAGGTTTTTTTGCCTATCAGAGGCTGTTAAGTTTGTGACATTCTTGCTGTAA